From the Bacteroidia bacterium genome, one window contains:
- a CDS encoding Rne/Rng family ribonuclease: protein MQKEIIINASDNLQRVAIVEDGKLAELFVESEEKERMVGDIYLGTVAKVMPGIQASFIDIGLEQDAFLHYSDVSDAFRQVRTEAGDRGADSVVVDEAAVVATEESASNTSDAKPQRRRRRPPSHVTLSRGQEVAVQIFKEPVGNKGVRVTTEIALPGRFLVLMPYDELVGVSRKIQSFKEKRRLRRIVRSMLPGRFGVIIRTVAEGKAEDILRADLEALLTTWRDIERTMKKSSAPALLYKDMNSSTSTIRDLFSEDVRRVAVDSRRMYREIRAYLNLVAPHKVDVLEYHGNREPIFDTYGIEKQIEQSMSRKVWLKSGGYIIIEHTEAMKVIDVNSGRYAAKREQEQNSLRTNMEAAREIAHQIRLRDLGGIIVIDFIDMEQEENRRKLFDEMRREMRKDRAKFTILPVTEFGLIQITRQRERESVQMSISEACPTCQGTGRVLSKSSLLTQIERWLRRFRVRSRELRLTVLVHPAMQSFLLDGAISQAGRLMLKYFIRLKIVADHTLSVDEFRVISTRKGKDVTKDFHV from the coding sequence ATGCAAAAGGAAATCATTATCAACGCGTCGGACAATTTGCAGAGAGTCGCGATTGTCGAAGACGGGAAACTGGCCGAACTCTTCGTCGAGAGCGAAGAAAAAGAGCGTATGGTCGGCGACATTTACCTCGGAACCGTCGCAAAGGTCATGCCGGGCATTCAAGCCAGCTTCATCGATATAGGGCTCGAACAGGATGCGTTTCTCCACTATTCCGATGTCAGTGACGCGTTTCGGCAGGTGCGAACCGAAGCGGGAGACAGAGGGGCGGACTCCGTGGTCGTGGACGAAGCCGCCGTCGTTGCGACAGAGGAGAGTGCGTCCAACACGTCGGACGCCAAGCCCCAGCGCCGGCGCCGGCGACCGCCGTCACATGTGACGCTGAGCCGCGGCCAGGAGGTCGCCGTTCAAATTTTCAAGGAGCCGGTGGGAAACAAGGGGGTACGCGTGACAACCGAAATCGCGCTTCCCGGGCGCTTTCTGGTGCTGATGCCCTACGACGAGCTGGTGGGGGTCTCACGCAAAATACAGAGCTTCAAGGAGAAACGGCGCCTGCGGCGCATCGTTCGCTCCATGCTACCCGGCCGCTTCGGAGTCATCATTCGCACGGTGGCTGAAGGCAAGGCCGAGGATATTCTGCGCGCTGATCTGGAAGCACTCCTGACGACATGGCGCGACATTGAGCGCACCATGAAAAAATCTTCGGCCCCGGCACTTCTGTACAAGGACATGAATTCCTCCACCAGCACCATTCGCGACCTCTTTTCAGAAGATGTGCGCAGGGTTGCGGTGGATTCACGGCGCATGTACCGCGAGATTCGCGCCTACCTCAACCTCGTCGCCCCCCACAAGGTGGACGTGCTTGAGTATCACGGAAACCGCGAACCCATTTTCGATACCTACGGCATCGAAAAACAAATCGAGCAGTCCATGAGCCGCAAGGTCTGGCTGAAAAGCGGCGGATACATCATCATCGAACATACCGAGGCGATGAAGGTGATAGACGTCAACAGTGGACGCTATGCCGCGAAAAGGGAACAGGAACAGAATTCCCTGCGAACGAACATGGAAGCGGCGCGTGAAATCGCCCACCAAATCCGGCTCCGTGATCTCGGCGGTATCATTGTGATCGATTTCATCGACATGGAACAGGAAGAAAATCGCCGGAAGCTGTTCGATGAAATGCGTCGCGAAATGCGCAAGGATCGTGCGAAATTTACCATCCTGCCGGTCACCGAGTTCGGTCTCATCCAGATAACCCGCCAACGCGAACGAGAGAGCGTCCAAATGTCCATCAGCGAAGCCTGTCCCACCTGCCAGGGGACGGGACGCGTGCTCTCAAAATCGTCACTCCTGACACAGATCGAACGCTGGCTGCGTCGCTTCCGTGTTCGCAGTCGCGAGTTGCGGCTCACCGTACTCGTCCATCCCGCAATGCAGTCCTTCCTGCTGGACGGAGCGATTTCGCAAGCGGGACGGCTCATGCTCAAGTATTTCATCAGGCTGAAAATTGTCGCCGATCACACCCTGTCCGTGGACGAATTCCGCGTTATTTCCACGCGCAAGGGCAAAGATGTCACCAAGGATTTCCATGTCTGA
- the dnaN gene encoding DNA polymerase III subunit beta, whose protein sequence is MKFSVVSSDLHKALSKIISVVPSKSTLPILESVLFELTGNDLRLTASDLELSMTVSLQVQGEQDGRIAVPAKKLNETLRALSATDVLFTADEGTRRIGIKTDQGEYKMAGESASSFPEAQILEEDFSLQIKADLLRGIIAKTVYAVSTDDLRPSMMGVLFQWRGGEFYAVSTDGHRLVRIRHKGELAEAHSGGDRDVIIPAKALNVVSKSLGDGDVHVVFGRTNVRITFGDMLLLSRIIDERYPNYESVIPQENDKVLEVNRAALIAAVHRCSIFSNAITNQVRFAVSKEELRVAAEDIDFGGEARETIPAVFSDDDELEIGFNARYVSEALQHLESDDVHFLFSASSRAGLVRPKQEDPDLDILMLVMPLRLNA, encoded by the coding sequence ATGAAATTTTCCGTCGTCAGCAGCGATCTCCACAAGGCACTGTCGAAAATCATCAGTGTGGTGCCGTCGAAGTCCACGTTGCCCATTCTCGAGAGTGTGTTGTTCGAGCTGACCGGAAACGACCTGCGACTGACCGCGAGTGATTTGGAACTTTCGATGACGGTTTCCCTGCAGGTCCAGGGCGAGCAGGATGGTCGAATCGCCGTCCCGGCCAAGAAGCTGAACGAGACGCTTCGGGCTCTGAGCGCAACGGATGTCCTGTTCACTGCGGATGAGGGCACCCGTCGTATCGGTATCAAAACTGATCAAGGCGAATATAAAATGGCCGGCGAGAGCGCATCCTCTTTTCCCGAGGCGCAGATACTCGAGGAGGATTTTTCTCTGCAGATCAAGGCCGATCTTCTGCGAGGGATTATTGCCAAAACTGTGTATGCCGTAAGTACCGACGACCTCCGCCCGTCCATGATGGGGGTGTTGTTCCAGTGGCGCGGTGGTGAGTTCTACGCAGTTTCCACGGATGGCCATCGTCTCGTCCGTATCCGTCATAAAGGCGAGCTTGCAGAAGCGCACAGCGGTGGTGATCGCGACGTCATCATTCCCGCCAAAGCGCTGAACGTGGTTTCGAAATCGCTGGGCGACGGTGACGTACATGTCGTATTCGGGCGCACGAACGTCCGTATAACCTTTGGAGACATGCTGCTTCTCTCGCGCATCATCGACGAGCGCTACCCGAACTACGAGAGCGTCATACCTCAGGAAAACGACAAGGTGCTTGAGGTGAACCGCGCGGCGCTTATCGCCGCAGTGCACCGCTGTTCGATTTTCTCGAACGCGATCACCAATCAGGTGCGCTTCGCCGTTTCCAAAGAAGAACTGCGTGTAGCGGCGGAGGATATCGATTTCGGCGGCGAAGCCCGCGAGACCATCCCCGCCGTATTCAGCGACGATGATGAACTGGAAATTGGCTTCAACGCCCGTTACGTCTCCGAAGCGCTGCAGCATCTCGAGTCGGATGACGTGCATTTCCTGTTCAGCGCCTCCTCCCGTGCCGGACTTGTGCGTCCGAAACAGGAGGACCCCGATCTCGATATTCTCATGCTTGTCATGCCTTTGCGATTGAATGCCTGA
- a CDS encoding DNA replication/repair protein RecF, with product MLLNRLRIANFRNHSATDIDCPEGTLLLLGENGAGKTTVLEAISLLCTSRSFVTRQDKGLVAIGAQQFSLEGAFTTSTRSRRHVTVEYPLDQRKRIEVDFTPLDAASDLIGMFPLVALSPQHRPITSGGPAERRAFIDFVLSQVHHNYLEDLLTYRRVLKQRNTLLAEADGRLSAIAGVIDAWDQALAESGVRILRKRAEFIGQYLPYVHQSMSGIIEGRESVDINYVGSCSADITSGDAAAQYLTELIERRPSDLRRGVTSMGPHRDDLSIMLNGLDVRAQASQGQHKTILIALKIAEYHYLDEHLDETPLLLLDDVFSELDDARLDRVLALTQGLGQTFITSAHTSLLHVLDGAPGDHHALRIESGGVYRLADVA from the coding sequence ATGCTTCTGAACCGTCTGCGTATCGCCAATTTTCGCAACCACTCTGCGACGGATATTGATTGTCCGGAAGGAACGCTGTTGCTGCTTGGTGAGAACGGCGCGGGTAAAACGACCGTCCTTGAAGCGATTTCCCTGTTGTGCACCTCCCGCAGTTTTGTCACCCGGCAGGACAAGGGGCTGGTCGCCATCGGCGCTCAGCAATTCTCGCTCGAAGGAGCCTTTACCACTTCGACACGGAGCAGACGGCATGTGACCGTGGAATATCCCCTGGACCAGCGCAAGCGCATCGAAGTGGACTTCACCCCGCTCGACGCCGCGTCGGATCTCATCGGCATGTTCCCCCTGGTGGCGCTCTCACCGCAACACCGCCCCATTACCTCTGGCGGTCCTGCGGAACGAAGGGCCTTCATCGATTTCGTGCTTTCGCAGGTCCATCACAACTATCTCGAAGATCTGTTGACCTATCGGCGCGTCCTCAAGCAGCGCAACACCCTGCTCGCCGAGGCGGACGGCCGGCTGAGCGCCATTGCCGGCGTTATTGACGCCTGGGATCAGGCGCTTGCAGAATCCGGCGTGCGTATCCTCCGCAAGCGCGCGGAATTCATTGGGCAGTATCTCCCCTATGTGCATCAGTCCATGTCCGGTATCATCGAAGGACGGGAAAGTGTCGACATCAACTACGTCGGCAGCTGTAGCGCCGACATCACGTCCGGGGATGCCGCAGCGCAGTACCTGACCGAGCTAATCGAGCGCAGACCTTCGGACCTACGCCGGGGCGTCACCAGCATGGGGCCGCATCGCGACGATCTGTCCATCATGCTCAACGGTCTCGACGTACGGGCGCAGGCCTCGCAGGGTCAGCACAAGACCATTCTCATCGCCTTGAAAATCGCCGAGTATCATTATCTTGACGAGCATCTGGATGAGACCCCATTGCTGTTGCTGGACGACGTTTTCAGTGAGCTCGATGATGCGCGTCTCGACCGTGTGCTCGCTCTGACACAGGGACTCGGGCAAACCTTCATTACATCAGCACATACGAGTCTCCTCCATGTTTTGGACGGCGCACCCGGCGATCATCACGCGCTGCGCATCGAGAGTGGCGGCGTGTACAGACTGGCGGATGTGGCATGA
- a CDS encoding DUF721 domain-containing protein: MKGLGKTSSLANAMHAALERRGMDRHVREQQVLIRWVEYVGEAVARQATPNRFHDGVLWLTVPDATWRMELHSMRRELLERINTAAGEELVREIRVR; the protein is encoded by the coding sequence ATGAAGGGGTTGGGAAAAACATCCTCGCTCGCTAACGCCATGCACGCCGCACTGGAGAGGCGCGGAATGGACCGCCACGTCAGGGAGCAGCAGGTGTTGATCCGCTGGGTCGAGTATGTCGGCGAGGCGGTGGCCCGTCAGGCGACACCGAATCGTTTTCACGATGGAGTACTCTGGCTTACAGTTCCTGATGCAACCTGGAGAATGGAGCTGCACAGCATGCGCAGGGAACTTCTGGAGAGAATCAATACCGCAGCCGGTGAAGAATTGGTTCGGGAAATACGGGTCCGGTGA
- the mnmE gene encoding tRNA uridine-5-carboxymethylaminomethyl(34) synthesis GTPase MnmE, with the protein MNTAIHQEDTIAALATPPGVSGLAVIRVSGADAIDCVAAVFRGGDLRQASSHTMHHGHVLNPQGHTIDEVLAAVFRAPRSYTGENSVEISCHGGATAYRAVLDRLYAAGVRHAEPGEFTRRAFLNGKMDLSQAEAVADLIHAQSEDAHQASVRQLEGRLSSFVEGIRSSLLHCLGMLELSLDFVEEDVEFLTAERLRSDIAQAEAKLRDALATFRSGRIIREGVKVVLLGKPNVGKSSLLNAVLGTQRAIVTDVPGTTRDYIEEQMMLHGRPFRFVDTAGLRETHDRVEQLGISASTEQLRDADIVCGIIDDPAESEGLEVLRSLAADIGARCIGVLNKCDLHTHPLVTDTDLVSISALHGTGLDVLLQRLADVAANIGMLPASYEVVVTNVRHAACIERGITALGRAASAAEAGRTEECIAVELREAADALGEIIGVVTTDDILNGIFSRFCIGK; encoded by the coding sequence ATGAACACAGCCATACACCAGGAAGACACCATCGCCGCCCTCGCCACACCACCGGGTGTGAGCGGGCTCGCGGTGATACGGGTGTCCGGCGCGGACGCGATCGACTGCGTCGCGGCGGTGTTCCGCGGCGGGGATCTACGGCAGGCTTCTTCGCACACCATGCACCATGGACATGTCCTGAATCCGCAAGGCCATACCATCGACGAAGTACTTGCCGCAGTGTTTCGGGCCCCTCGCTCGTATACAGGAGAAAACAGCGTGGAAATCAGCTGCCACGGCGGGGCGACAGCATACAGGGCAGTGCTCGATCGGCTCTACGCGGCAGGGGTACGTCACGCCGAACCGGGCGAATTCACCCGCCGGGCCTTTCTCAATGGAAAAATGGATTTGTCGCAGGCGGAAGCTGTCGCCGATCTCATCCATGCACAAAGCGAGGATGCGCATCAGGCATCGGTCCGGCAACTCGAGGGACGGCTGTCGAGCTTCGTCGAAGGAATCCGCTCTTCGTTATTACACTGTCTCGGTATGCTGGAACTGAGTCTGGATTTCGTCGAAGAGGATGTCGAATTTCTCACTGCCGAACGACTGCGCTCAGATATCGCACAGGCGGAAGCCAAACTGCGGGATGCTCTCGCCACCTTTCGCAGCGGGAGGATCATTCGCGAGGGTGTGAAAGTCGTGCTGCTCGGGAAGCCCAACGTCGGCAAATCCAGTCTTCTGAATGCCGTGCTCGGCACGCAGCGCGCAATCGTGACCGATGTACCGGGCACCACGCGCGATTATATCGAAGAACAGATGATGCTGCACGGACGTCCGTTCCGCTTCGTTGATACGGCAGGGTTGCGCGAGACGCATGATCGAGTCGAACAACTCGGTATCTCCGCGAGCACGGAACAACTTCGCGACGCGGACATCGTATGCGGCATCATCGATGATCCTGCGGAGAGCGAAGGACTCGAGGTGCTGCGGAGCCTGGCTGCGGATATCGGAGCACGATGTATCGGCGTCCTGAACAAATGCGATCTCCACACGCATCCATTGGTAACGGATACAGACCTCGTCAGCATTTCGGCATTGCATGGAACCGGCCTGGATGTATTGCTTCAGCGGCTCGCCGATGTCGCCGCGAACATCGGCATGCTCCCTGCGTCCTACGAAGTCGTCGTTACGAACGTGCGGCATGCCGCGTGTATCGAGCGGGGGATCACCGCGCTGGGGCGGGCAGCATCTGCAGCGGAGGCGGGCCGGACGGAAGAATGCATCGCAGTCGAACTGCGGGAGGCCGCCGACGCCCTGGGCGAGATAATCGGCGTCGTTACCACGGACGATATTCTCAACGGGATCTTTTCCCGATTCTGCATTGGCAAATAA
- the gyrB gene encoding DNA topoisomerase (ATP-hydrolyzing) subunit B has translation MTKEKEELAKQYSETSIKVLEGLEAVRKRPAMYIGDVGVRGLHHLVNEVVDNSIDEALAGFCDKIDITIHKDESITIEDNGRGIPVGPHPVKKISTLEVVMCTLHAGGKFDKQTYQVSGGLHGVGVSVVNALSEWLEVEIYREGNIYVQRYSRGAPEHGIKTLGKTKKTGTKVTFLPDNQIFKSTEFRFTYLEERLRELAYLNKTIRISIKDERDGEEAVYFFKGGLVDFVQYIDTDRQSFMKKPIYVEGMRDNTPVELAMQYNDSYTENIFTYVNNINTHEGGTHLIGFKSALTRALNNYAYKNGLVKEGKLTMGGDDFREGLTAVLSVKVAEPQFEGQTKTKLGNSETKSIVETIIFEQLSLYLEQNPPTAKRIIEKAVRAAEAREAARRARDLTRRKNAMDSLSLPGKLADCSITDPEHCEVYLVEGDSAGGSAKQGRDRRFQAILPLKGKILNVEKARLHKILENQEINAIVSAMGAGIGGEDDIDLSSLRYGKIIIMTDADVDGSHIRTLLLTFFFRYMRALVENGKVYIAQPPLYKIKKGKVERYAFDDDERDEIIKVLRGQKIVEASDDAEPVSTDGDEIVTRKDGITISRFKGLGEMNPEQLWETTMNPETRTLLLVTLENAAEADRLFQILMGDSVEPRRQFIERNAKYVRNLDV, from the coding sequence ATGACCAAGGAAAAAGAAGAACTCGCAAAACAATACTCCGAAACCAGCATCAAGGTGCTCGAAGGCCTCGAAGCGGTTCGGAAGCGTCCCGCCATGTACATCGGCGATGTCGGTGTCCGCGGATTGCACCATCTCGTGAACGAGGTCGTTGACAATTCGATTGACGAGGCGCTTGCAGGGTTTTGTGATAAAATCGATATCACCATCCATAAGGACGAGTCCATCACAATCGAAGACAACGGCCGCGGTATCCCCGTCGGACCCCATCCGGTGAAAAAAATCAGCACCCTGGAAGTGGTCATGTGTACCCTGCACGCCGGCGGAAAATTCGACAAACAGACGTACCAGGTTTCCGGCGGTCTCCACGGCGTCGGTGTGTCGGTTGTGAATGCGCTGTCCGAATGGCTTGAGGTGGAAATCTACCGCGAGGGCAACATTTACGTGCAGCGGTATTCGCGTGGCGCTCCCGAGCATGGCATCAAGACCCTCGGCAAAACGAAAAAGACCGGCACCAAGGTGACGTTTTTGCCGGACAACCAGATCTTCAAATCCACCGAGTTCCGTTTCACCTATCTCGAGGAGCGGCTGCGCGAACTCGCGTATCTCAACAAGACCATTCGCATCTCGATTAAGGATGAACGTGACGGCGAAGAGGCGGTGTACTTTTTCAAGGGCGGACTGGTGGACTTTGTGCAGTACATCGATACCGACCGGCAGAGCTTCATGAAGAAGCCGATATACGTCGAAGGCATGCGCGACAATACGCCGGTTGAATTGGCGATGCAGTACAATGACTCCTATACGGAAAACATTTTCACCTACGTCAACAACATCAACACGCATGAGGGGGGTACCCATCTCATCGGCTTCAAATCCGCACTGACGCGCGCACTCAACAACTATGCGTACAAGAACGGCCTGGTCAAGGAAGGCAAGCTCACCATGGGGGGCGACGATTTCCGTGAAGGATTGACGGCGGTGCTCAGCGTCAAGGTCGCAGAACCGCAGTTCGAAGGGCAGACGAAGACCAAACTGGGGAACAGCGAGACCAAGAGTATCGTCGAAACCATCATTTTCGAACAGCTTTCTCTGTATCTCGAACAGAATCCCCCGACGGCGAAACGCATCATCGAAAAAGCCGTTCGCGCCGCCGAAGCACGAGAGGCCGCACGGAGGGCGCGCGACCTGACGCGACGCAAAAATGCCATGGACTCCCTCAGTTTGCCGGGTAAGCTGGCCGATTGCTCCATCACCGATCCGGAGCATTGCGAAGTGTATCTCGTTGAGGGCGATTCGGCAGGCGGCTCAGCCAAACAGGGACGGGACCGGCGTTTTCAGGCGATTCTCCCGCTCAAGGGAAAAATTCTCAACGTGGAAAAAGCCCGGCTTCACAAGATTCTTGAGAATCAGGAAATCAACGCCATCGTCTCCGCCATGGGCGCGGGCATCGGTGGGGAGGACGACATTGACCTCAGCTCGCTCCGGTACGGCAAGATCATCATCATGACCGATGCCGATGTGGACGGCAGCCATATTCGTACGCTGTTGCTGACCTTTTTCTTCCGCTACATGCGGGCGCTGGTCGAAAACGGCAAGGTGTACATCGCCCAGCCTCCCCTGTACAAAATCAAGAAGGGGAAAGTGGAGCGTTACGCCTTCGACGACGACGAGCGCGATGAAATCATTAAAGTCCTGCGCGGCCAGAAAATCGTCGAAGCGTCGGATGACGCGGAGCCGGTATCGACAGACGGCGATGAGATCGTCACACGCAAGGACGGTATCACGATCAGCCGCTTCAAAGGTCTGGGTGAGATGAATCCGGAGCAGCTTTGGGAAACGACGATGAATCCCGAAACGCGCACGCTGTTGCTGGTGACGCTCGAAAACGCCGCGGAGGCCGATCGTCTTTTCCAGATCCTGATGGGCGACTCCGTCGAGCCGCGTCGTCAATTCATCGAACGGAATGCGAAATACGTCAGAAACCTCGATGTCTAA
- a CDS encoding GWxTD domain-containing protein, with product MRHSLLTAILLSCLIAPGALGQPEQRLKYGQLLYAEVVPGLSDSAGVGRADLLLRVSYDFMVFERGKDAVTDAPFHGGVDVSVDLRRDGVSIGSMNFGASTAANGYSETDRRDQFLLLQRTLFLEAGEYSALIVVSDRGSTRESAINKSFSIRRFDAPALGTPIILEVDSMAGMSGAYGYAGYLPFARPAALAIPSEAGREGDWYIVLERRGRTREIVFEGQVQPTEVVRRKSLRRADGVVEDFRYTDCASCVGQFTLLAVPSESADTGPYTLRVISRSGESADTMTVDTEIFWRDMPYSMRDIDFAIEAMRHILTREQLKQMNDGDESYKRQQFRRFWSERDPTPGTAFNEMMAEYFIRCDDAYYKFQTLYEANGITTDRGKVYILFGAPEDTERIFRSGEPSIEIWSYPSLGKTFRFADSRQNGNYRLMED from the coding sequence ATGCGACACTCCCTGCTGACAGCGATTCTGCTGAGTTGCCTCATCGCCCCGGGCGCGTTGGGGCAGCCGGAACAACGTTTGAAATATGGGCAGCTCCTCTACGCGGAGGTTGTCCCCGGCCTGTCCGATAGCGCCGGTGTCGGACGTGCAGACCTGTTGCTTCGGGTGTCGTATGATTTCATGGTATTCGAACGCGGCAAAGACGCTGTCACCGATGCACCGTTTCATGGCGGTGTGGATGTGTCGGTCGATCTCCGCAGAGATGGGGTATCTATCGGGTCCATGAATTTCGGTGCATCCACTGCGGCGAACGGCTATTCGGAAACAGATCGGCGGGATCAGTTTCTCCTGCTCCAGCGAACGCTGTTTCTGGAAGCGGGCGAATATTCCGCACTGATCGTCGTTTCGGACAGGGGTTCGACTCGTGAGAGCGCCATAAACAAGTCCTTCAGCATCAGGCGCTTCGACGCGCCAGCGTTGGGGACGCCGATCATTCTGGAAGTGGATTCCATGGCAGGGATGAGCGGCGCGTACGGCTACGCGGGATACCTGCCTTTCGCGAGACCAGCCGCTTTGGCTATCCCTTCCGAAGCCGGACGGGAAGGAGACTGGTATATCGTTCTCGAACGACGCGGCCGCACGCGCGAGATCGTGTTCGAGGGCCAGGTGCAGCCGACAGAGGTCGTGCGACGGAAGTCGCTTCGCCGCGCGGATGGAGTGGTGGAGGATTTCCGCTACACCGATTGTGCTTCCTGCGTCGGGCAATTCACGCTCCTTGCCGTACCGAGCGAGAGCGCGGACACGGGGCCTTACACACTGCGCGTCATCTCCCGCTCCGGGGAATCGGCCGACACGATGACCGTCGACACCGAGATATTCTGGCGTGACATGCCGTACTCGATGCGCGACATCGATTTCGCTATCGAGGCCATGCGGCATATTCTTACCCGCGAACAGCTCAAACAGATGAACGATGGCGATGAGAGCTACAAGCGTCAGCAGTTCCGTCGCTTCTGGAGCGAGCGCGACCCCACTCCCGGTACGGCTTTCAATGAAATGATGGCAGAATATTTCATCCGTTGTGATGACGCCTATTACAAATTCCAGACGCTCTACGAAGCGAACGGGATCACGACTGATCGTGGAAAGGTGTACATTCTCTTTGGCGCCCCGGAGGATACGGAACGGATATTTCGTAGCGGCGAACCCTCCATAGAGATATGGTCCTACCCGTCGTTGGGAAAGACGTTTCGCTTCGCGGACAGCCGGCAAAACGGAAACTACCGTCTGATGGAGGACTAA
- the pdxA gene encoding 4-hydroxythreonine-4-phosphate dehydrogenase PdxA — translation MDLPIIAISAGDVNGIGPEVILKAFDRSELFDVCIPVVYGPAAAFEWYAHRLGLQHIPVDAVRTPATAQQGRLNMVDLGSHFQAAEIGKPTPLSGKASLDAVRAAFDDVFAKRADALVTAPISKEAIGLAGSGYHGHTEMLADFCGCGDDVIMILSGNTMKVGLVTVHMPVSAIAPALTRQAVERTLRLGLRAMTTDFGVDNPRLAVLALNPHAGDGGYLGSEERDIIIPAIEAMRDEAGSIEGPFAADGFFSTHNKTLYDLIIAMYHDQGLIPFKMQAQGRGVNVSCGLPIVRTSPDHGTAYGIASHGLASAESMKEAVLAARRIALNRRQ, via the coding sequence ATGGATTTACCGATTATCGCTATATCTGCGGGTGACGTCAACGGCATCGGTCCCGAGGTGATACTCAAAGCCTTCGATCGCTCGGAATTGTTCGACGTGTGTATTCCGGTCGTATACGGTCCCGCCGCGGCGTTCGAGTGGTATGCGCATCGCCTGGGCTTACAGCATATTCCCGTCGACGCGGTACGCACTCCCGCGACGGCGCAGCAGGGTCGTTTGAATATGGTGGATCTCGGCTCACATTTTCAGGCGGCGGAAATCGGCAAGCCGACACCGTTGTCCGGAAAAGCGAGCCTGGACGCAGTGCGGGCCGCGTTTGACGACGTGTTCGCGAAACGGGCGGACGCCTTGGTAACCGCTCCGATCTCCAAGGAGGCCATCGGTTTGGCGGGAAGCGGATATCACGGACACACCGAAATGCTTGCGGATTTCTGCGGTTGTGGAGACGACGTCATCATGATCCTCTCCGGCAACACGATGAAGGTCGGACTCGTCACCGTGCACATGCCCGTCAGCGCCATCGCGCCGGCATTGACACGGCAGGCGGTCGAACGTACCCTGCGGCTGGGTCTCCGGGCAATGACGACGGATTTCGGCGTGGATAATCCCCGGCTCGCCGTCCTGGCGCTCAATCCTCATGCCGGAGATGGCGGCTACCTCGGCAGCGAGGAGCGCGACATCATCATTCCGGCCATCGAAGCGATGCGCGACGAAGCCGGAAGCATCGAGGGACCGTTCGCAGCGGATGGTTTTTTCTCCACGCACAACAAGACCCTGTACGATCTCATCATCGCGATGTATCACGACCAGGGCCTCATCCCGTTCAAAATGCAGGCGCAGGGCCGGGGTGTGAATGTCAGCTGCGGTTTGCCGATAGTCCGCACATCACCGGACCATGGTACTGCGTACGGAATCGCCTCCCATGGGCTTGCAAGTGCCGAGAGTATGAAGGAAGCCGTTCTCGCGGCGCGGCGCATCGCCCTGAACAGACGTCAATAA